The genomic DNA TTCTCCTTTTCCTGTAGTACCTTTAAAAATATTTTCAAATACATATCTGTCAGCTGCTGTACCTGTTGCGAAGTCAGGAGCTACTTCAATTCTGTCAGGTATAACCCCGCCGAATCCTACCTGGCTTGAAGAGCTTGTAGTAGGAGTATTCGTAGAAGGATCTATTGTTACAATAACACGTATTCCGTCATAATTGAAATTTCCGCCTACATTTATGTTTATTACCCCGGAGTTTACAAGAGACGGCATATCAGGAAGCTCATAATACTTTGATGTAGATCCCTTTGAGGCACCTGTGCTGTCAAGAATATTTGATAATTCCACAGTAGGAGTATAAGCAATTCCCACACCTGTTCCGGTAATATTGATAATACCGTTGTTAACCAGTTTTGTGGAATCACCTGCAAGATATATACCTGTTACATCATTCCCTGTTACATTTATTACCGCACTAGAATCATTGTAAATATAAGCACCGTTTTGCCCGGCAATACCGATTACATTATTTCCTGTAAGATTAATTGTTCCATAGTTTCTTACAGTGGAATTATCTGCGAATATTCCTTTTGCATTATTGCCAGTACCTGTAATAGTTCCGTAGTTTTCTGTAACACCGGCACCTTTTGAATAAATACCTATTCCGTCACTGCCTATCTGTATTGTATTTCCCGCATTATTTGTAATATTGGAATTTTCTCCGTATATTCCCACAGAATATCCGGTTTTATATTTAATTCCGTTTGGAGCCGTATATTCAGTAAGAACGGAGTCTCCGAGTATAATATCGGCATTATTTGTGATAGTGCTGTTTTTAGCATAGATACCTATATTTGATGTACCTGTATTTCCGGTAATATTGGCATTGTTAACAACAGAACCTCCGTTTTTCAGATAGTATCCTATATTATTCGATCCTGTCATTGTAACAGCAGCATTGTTCGTCACATCAAGCACTGAATCTGCAAAGGTAAATATACTGTCATTACCTGTTACTGCTGCCTGACTGTTAATAAATACAGGAGCAGTAGAGCCTGAAAATACAAATCCGTAAGAAGAGTCTCCTATGGTAACGGCAGAGTTATTTGTAAGTGTTCCAGTCTGATTTAATGCATAAACACCTATGGCATTATTTCCTCCCACAGCAATAGATGAACCGGAATTCAGATTTAGTGTTCCCCCGTTTGTATAAATACCTGTTCCTCCGTTTCCGGCAGTTACAGAACCTGAATTAGTGACAGTTCCGTTGATATTATAGATACCTATTGAATTATCACCAGCATTTATATTTCCTGTATTGGAAATTGATCCGGCAATACCGTCCTGATAAATGCCTACACCCGGCTGGTCAGGATCAGAAGAATTTCCAATTAGAATATTACCTGTATTAGAAATATTATGATTTCCCGAAGCATATATTCCTATTGACTGTTCGCCTGCAAGATCTATTTTATTATCATTCGTTATTTGGACTGCACCTGCTGCGGTATTTTCCGAATATATACCGACAGCTTTATTTCCTGTTCCGTTTATTTCGGCAGTTCCCAGATTTTCGGCACGGATACCGTCACTTAAGAATATACCTGTTGATTCTTCTCCAACATTGATAATTCCGTTATTATTTACGACATATGCTCCTGCTCCGGCAGCATATATACCTACTGATTGTTTTCCAACGCTGACAGTTCCTTCGTTTCTTCCGCTTGCTCCTCCTGTAAGATACATTCCCGCAGATGAATCTGCAAGACTTATAATTCCTAAATTTGTTCCCTCTTCTGCAGCGGTGTAGCCTTCGCCTGAAAAGTAAAATGGTTTAGAAGCATATTGTCCGCTTAGTACCATACCTGAAACATTATTTCCGGCAGAAGTTACATTAGAGCCTGTACCAAATAAAACTATTGAGTTTAGCCCGTTTACAAGCGATCCGTTGGAACCTAAGGCAGCAGATGTACTGTTATAATAGTCCCCGCCTATCATATTGCCGAAGACATAAGTAGAACCCGGTGTCGCACTTATAGTAAACGGATTTGTAGTAGCAAGGCTTGAACCTGCATCTGTAACCACAAGAGTAATATTCTGGCCGTTTACTGAAATACTGCCTCCGGTATTATTAAAGGTACTTCCGTTAGTCAGATAATATCCTACAGCGTTATCCCCGTTCAGGTTAAGATTTCCGCCGCTGATAGTTCCTGTGGAATTAGAAGCGTAAACACCAATTCCGTTTTTACCGACTGTTATTGTTCCGTCATTTATATTCAATGTCGAATCAGTTACATAAACGCCGATCCCGCTTTCTCCGCTGGAAACATCAATGTTCGAGCCTGAATTCAGATTAATTACTGAATCTGGCCGCGAGAGAGTATTTTTTACGTATATTCCATATCCGCCATGTGTTGTATCTGTAGAAATAATATTGGCATTATTATCTATTCTGATCTGACCGTTTCCATATGTTTCGGCCGTTCCCTGAAGATAATTTGTACCGTAAATTCCGATACTTTTATTTCCTATATTCAAAGTTCCGTTGTTTGTAACCAGTGATCCGTTAGCTCCGTATAAAGCAACTGATTCTGTACCGGATACTTTTACCGTACCTGTATTATTAATTTTACCGAAATCAGTCAGGATACCTGTAGAGCTGTTTCCTGCCAGATCAATTGTTCCGCTGTTGTTAATAGTAATTTTATCTCTGTCTGCGGCTGCTGAGCCTGTTCCGTAGTTTACCTGTCCCACGGCAAGCTGATTTACGCCTGATCCGCTTATTACATTACCAGAGTTTACATCAATACTGGAATTTATAAAATCGGATCTGTTATAAAACAGTGAATTGTTATCAAGACTTATATTTTCATCTATAATAAGCTTTCCTTTTAGCAGTGAAAACGGTATATAGTTAGGATTGCTCGAAGATGATATTTTCACATTCGCAGTAATATTAGCACCCGGAGCAAATGATGTTGTTACTGAACTAAGTGTTATCGGTGATGACGGAGAATCTAATATTGCCAGTTTTGAAGTATCGCTTGTCAGATTTAGTTCAAGAACCCCTGAACCTGCTACAAAACTTCCAAGGTAAGTAGCAAGGTCCCCAACAGATGAGAATGCTATTCCGCCTGCATTAATGTCAACTACTGTATTTCCTGATACATTTAATTTACCTGATCCGCTTCCAAGGGCAAAGATTCCGCCGTTATTTATTACAGATTTGAAAGAACCAGACAGATTAACTGCAGAATTATCCATATATATACCCACAGCACCGTTTTCTGCTGTTATTGTTCCGCCGGACAGATTTGTTACTGTAGTACTTCCGGTAGTATAAAGACCGGCACCGTCCTGTGAAGATACAGAAATATTTCCTGCACTCATACTGAATTCACCGGAGTTATAAACACCTACCTGGCTTTTGTCAGTACCAAGCGCTGTAAGTGCTATTGTTCCTGTATTAGTTCCTTTTCCGTTTGAACCTATATACATTCCTATTGCTTTATCTGATGATGCAAGCGAAGTAATAGTTCCTGCATTTGTAATATTACCAAAATTTGCAGAAGAAGCTCCTTCGGAATACATTCCTGTTACACTGGCTCCCAGAGAAAGCAGTCCGTTGTTTGTAATAGAAGAAGTATTACCGGCAGTTGCTTTGGAATACATTCCTATTCCTGATGTAACATTATCAATTGTTACATTACCGTTATATGAAATATTGGAATTTTCAGCAAAGATACCAACACTGTTTCCGTCAGTTATTTCGATACTTCCTGTATTATTTGCACCTGTTCCCGTACTTCCTGCCGATGCGTAAATACCTACTCCTGAAGTGGAAGAGTCTACTTTTATGGAACCTTTATTTGAAATATCAGATTTCTCGGAATAAACACCAATTACAGTCCCTGTACCTTTCAGATCTATGTTTGATGCAGAAGTAAGTACTATAGAAGCATCGCTTGCATTAAGAATATTTTTTGAATATATTCCAAATGCATCTCCTGTAACTCCTCCGGAAATTGTTTTTATATCTTTTTCATTAGTTATATTTATTTTATCGTTTCCATAACCCAGTACTGATGAAGTCTTGGTACCGTCAAAATAATTCTGTCCGTATATTCCCACAGAACCTGAACCGAATTCGATTAATCCTGAATTTACTGCTTCAGATCCGTTGGCAGTATATATACCTATGGAATTCGTTCCGAGCTTGATCTGTCCTGTAGAAGTATTTTTGATTGCAGTATAATCCCCGGCTATACCTGTAGACTGATTTCCTGTTAAGGCTATAGTACCGTTATTAGTCAGTTTTCTGTCATTGACATTTACAGAACCGGATTTATTTTTCTGAACAATGGCAACCTGACCTGCAGCAGTACCATTTACTGTAGTACTGTTAGTTACAGTGATATCAGAATTCAAAAACTGAATTTTGCCGTAAGAGCCGGTATCAAGGTTAGATTCCGCATCATTGTCCAGAGACAGATTGAATCCATTCATAACATAGCCTTTGTATCCGCTTCCCACAAAGTTAAAGAAACCTGTAGTAAGATCAGGAAGCCCCGTAAATGCAGTTATACTTGCAGATGAGCCTGCTGTATCCACATAAAGGATACTTGATCCGGCAGCCATATTTACAGTAAGATTTGATGCCCCTGTAAATGCTGCTTTTAATGAACCGGCTACTGTAGATATATCAGCCACACTGTCGACTTTTGTATAAAGAACCATTCCTCCTGCATCTACCTGTGCTGTAGCAGGAGCAGTAATATTATATTTCCCTGTAATTGTATTAGAAGAATTCAGAAAATTATAAAACAGAAGTCCGCCAGCCTCAGCTTTCAGGATATTACTTCCGGAAAGATTAATAGTGGAGTTATCACCTGAGAATAAAGCAATTCCTCCGTCCTTAGCTGTTATAGTTCCGCCGCTTACAGTAGTTCCGGCAGTATTATCCGAATAAATACCTATTGCATTTTCTGCGGAAGAAACTATAGAACCGCTTCCCATAGTAAATGTTCCTGCATTATAAACACCCACAGACTTTTGACCTGTAATATTTATAGTTCCTACATTGTTCCCAGAAGCTGCTGTTCCTCCGGAAGTACCGAATACTGCCATACCCTGTGACTCTTGTCCGTTTATATTGATGGTTCCCGTATTTGTTCCGTATCCTCCGTTTATAGCAAGAATCCCAGTAGTATTTTTCAGATTATTTCCAATTGTCAGTACAGCATTATTGGAAACAAAAGTCCGCTGACTTCCGAGTGAAGTTTTGTCATTGGCCAGCAACACTACATTATTAACAGCTGTATTTACGGCATTACTGTTATTTACTGTAATATCTCTGTCCAAAGCTATTCCGAATTTATCAGTTCTTATTAATGTACTGTTTGATGCCGTATCCCCGAATTCCAGACTTTCTATCTTAGCATTTGTAAGGCTCATGGTACCTGTATGAGTATTGTTATAGTTGGAACTTCTCAGGAAGCCGACATTTTGTGTTCCGTTTACCTTTATATTAAGATTTGTGATATTAGCAATTACATCAGCAGCAGTACCGATACGTTTTTCCAGTGAAATTCCCACATTTTTGGTTCCGTTTATTTCGATCCCGCCGTTAGCGCTTTTGCTTCCGTCAATATATGTTTTATCATAATAATCATCGTTGAAGATATTCTTAACTCTCAAAGCATAGTTATCATGATTGTTTACTTCAATGTATCCTGATTTTAAAAGGGCATTTAATCCGTTGTAATATTGTCCGAAATCTACACCTATACTATTGTCACTGTTAATAATTATTTTACCTTCATTGATTGTTTCAGCAGGAGTAACAAACTGCGCACCTTCCGAATCTATATTTATTCCGACTATATATGATCCGCTTGCCAAAGTTATCGTCCCCGTATTTTTTAGTATAGAGGTAGCATGTGTATTACTGCCGGGCTGGTAGGTAAGAAGCTGATGTTCAATTCCTGTCAGAGGCTGTGTTCCCTGATTATTTAATGTAAGATTTCCTCTAAAATCAAATACTCTTGAAACAGGGCTTTTTCCTACATCATAGGGGTTTAAACTTATGAAACGAACTTGTCCGGTAGGAGAGTTATTATTTACAATCCAGTCACCATCTATTATTACATCAATATCTGCGGCTGAGTTTATTATAGCAGCAGGTGACGATGTTGATGCGGTTGTTCCCGAATAATAACTTGTAGTCCCTGATGTTGTGTAAGAAAAATCACCAGAAATATTAGAAGATGTTCCTGTGGTTATCGTAACAGGGGTAGTTGCTGTTACATCGTTATAGTTATTTATCATTGTAGCACTTGTAAGCGTAAGCGAAGGTGCACGTCCCTGTCCGAATCCAGTCGCCACAAAGTTTAGTGTCGGCGGATCAAATGTTGCCGGCGGTGTTATTACCGGATTAATCGGATCAAAGCTTCCTACGACCACGGTAGTCGGCGACGGCGGTGTTATTGTAACCGATGCCGGCGGTGTAGGAGCGGATATTGAAGGAACCGTAAATGATTTTATCGGCGGTATTACAGGAATAATAGTATCTACCTGAGGGCTTTCAGGTGTTACCGGAGTTACCGAAGGCATTGCCGGTTTACTGATATTCAATGCTATAGGCTGCCTGTCAGGCTCTTTCACAAAAAGACCTATACCAAGATCTATTTCCTTGGGCTGCTGCAGCGAGAGCAGCGGTTTACCGTATAGTCCGTTTATCTGACCGCCTGTTGCGACAAAGTTGCCGTTACTGTCATAATATCCTTCTACATGTGAATGGTATTTTGCACTTTTGGATGTATTATCAACACCTTCATTATATTCGTTGTAAAAACCGCTGAAAAATACCTGCCATTCAAGATATTCCGGTTTCATAACATAATCACTCTGCAGATATAAATCTTTGAGCTCTTTGTTTTTTTGGTTGAGTATTCGTTCGATTAACTTGTAAGATTCATTGTTGGATTTATTTGAATTTAAGTTCTTAATCATTTTGTCGTATAATCGGTCATATTTGGCTGATGCACTGGACATTGGAGCAATAACTGCATTCAAAGCTAAAAACAGCAATAACTTATTTTGAGTTTTCATATTTACCTCCTTAATTTGTTAATATTGTGTATAAATTTTTTTATTGATTTACAATAAAATTTATAGAAAATTAGTATGATTATACTATAAAAATTAAAAAATGTCAACAAATTTTAAATTAACAAATGGTATTTAACGATGTTTTTGAAAGGCGGAATAAGAATGTTTTATAAATAATTTTAATTAAAAATTTCATATTATTATCAGTAAATATAGCGTTTAGTTTAGAAAGATAGGTTTTAGGGGTATTGGAAAATTAATTTTTTCGTTTAAAAAACTTTCGATTAATAACTGGATGAAGTTAAAAATATGGATTTGTAAAAAAATTTAGATAAGATAAAATGGAATTTTTTATGAGAGCCTGTTAAACAAGCGCTTTTCAGGCTCTCTTTATTTTGCCTTAAAATTATAAATTGGTTTTATGGTGTCAAGGACTTCAAGAGAAGGTGCAATAACAGGCAATATAGCATTTACAGGCTTATAAGCAGCAGGAAGCTCATCAATGCAATACTGTGCAGTAGTAGTGTATACACCTGACATTATTTCGTTTACATTGCTGTCCTTCAGCTGTTCGTTTGCCTTTGTTCTCGATAAAACACGGCCTGCACCGTGGGGAGCAGAGCAGTTCCAGTCCTCATTGCCTTTTCCTTTTCCGAGAATTATTCCGTCTCTCATGTTAAACGGTATGATTATAAGCTCATCTTTTTTGGCAGATATTGCTCCCTTTCTTAAAACAGGATTTTTACCGGAAAAATCTATATAGTTATGTGTACTGTTTATAATATCTTGTTTTTCAAGGATATAATCTCTTTCAAGAAGCTCGTAAATTTCACCAAGCATAGCAATTCTGTTATAGTATGCGAAATTCTGGGCTATGTCAAGATCTCTGAAATAACCGTCATTTCCGTCAATTAATTCTATATTTTGGGGGAAATAAGACTTTCTTTCATTTTTGATGAAGTCTTCTATTTCGGCATGTCTGTTTTCAGCTTTTAATTTTTCTACTTTTTCACGTAATTCCAGATTAAATTCTTCCAATTCCTTGTTTTTTTCTCTGGATTCTTTAATATAATGTTCGGCAACTTTCAATCCGAAATTTCTGCTTCCGCTGTGTACTGTAAGATAATAATAATGCTCGCCGTTTTTTGGCTTATACCCCATTTCTATAAAGTGGTTGCCTCCGCCCAATGAACAAAGGCTGTTTTTTACATCTTCGTAGTTAATAACAGTAATAGTATCACATAATTTTTTTAATTTTTTATCAAAATCCTGAGATACATATTTTTCATATCTTAATGAGTTTTTATTTCTGTTGATTCCTGACGGAATATTATTTTTTATAGTTTTATCAAGATAATTAAGATCAATGTTTTTATCAGACTTAAAAATCATCATAGTAACGCCGCAGCCTATATCTACTCCGACAAATGCAGGATTAACAAGAGAAGAAGTCATTTCCTGCGTAAATCCTATACATGATCCCTTTCCTAAATGACAGTCAGGCATAATTCTGATTTTCTGGTCTTTATAGTGCTCCTGTTCATGAATGCTTATGATTTGGTTTTTTGTTTGTTCATCAATTAAGTCTGCAAATATTTTTAAACTCATTGCTGCTCCTTTCAAATTTTAATTTTATAAATATTTTGTATAAAAAAAACTTCCTTTAAGGAAGTCATGAAAACATAATTATTACTATTCAGGAAATAGAAGCCGGGAGGCTGTTATCCTTTATTATATTTGTAATATATACGGATTTATTAAAAAAATTCCGCTTTATATTTTCTGCTTCACTAAAATATTTTTTTTCTGATATATAGGCTGGTATATCCAGCGTGTGTATTTCACTGCACATTAAAAAATCAGCATTATTAAAACTAATAAAAGCCGGCTTTTGATATAAATTACCAGTTGTAAAATATTGATTTCTAATATTTTTCACAATGAAAACCTCCATAAATATAAATCAGATGAAAAAATTATAACAAAATTTTTATAAGAAGTCTATAAATATTTTATGATCAGCAGATATTTATTATTTAAATAGAAGCTTAAGAAAACTTTGGTTAATTTATTCTGATAAATATAGTATAATGTAAAGATAAAACAGCAGATGTTACCAGAAAAGGAACATATTTAGAGAAAATATAAATAAAATCAATAAAAAATAATCAAAGGTGGGCAGCTATGAAAAAAGTTATTTTGTCGTTATTAGTATTATTATCAGTTATTTCAGTTTCAGAGAGAGCAGTTTATTATTATGGAGTAAATGATACTGTTATTCTGGGAAAGCTTGTCAGGGAAAAAATAAAAAATCCTGCGGGATATAACAGAAATGCAGTTATTTATCCTTATTTTATAGTTTTTGAAAATCCTGTAGATGTGAAAAAAACATCAGATACAGAGATAAGAAACAGATATGAAATATTTGATCCTGTATATAATGTTTCGCGGATTCAGCTGAACTTTGATTCCGCAAAAATAGAACCAGATCAATTAACAGGGAAAACAGTGAGGGTTACCGGTTTTCTTCTTCATTCCAATTCCAGATATCATTATACAGAAATAATATTGGATGTGGATAAAATAGAGGCAGTGGCAGAATAAAATTATAAGGCAGACCGTTTGAAACAGAATTACATTTTTTATAAATTTTAATGATAAATAATAAAACAGGAGAGTTTTCATAATGACCTCCTGTTTTATTTTATTATGAAATAATCAAAATTTTTATGCACAAAAAGTAGTTGTATTGAAGTATAATTTTATTTCTGAAAAAAAATTGACAAACTTGTTTAAATAAGTTATGATAAAGCAGGAACAACAAGTCTGGGATAGTATTCTTAGACTGAGGCAGATTATATTTTGTGTAAAGGAGAAAAAGATGACAGATTATAAAAAGATGAGTGTATATCAGATTTATCCAAAAAGCTTTCAG from Sebaldella termitidis ATCC 33386 includes the following:
- a CDS encoding transporter, giving the protein MKTQNKLLLFLALNAVIAPMSSASAKYDRLYDKMIKNLNSNKSNNESYKLIERILNQKNKELKDLYLQSDYVMKPEYLEWQVFFSGFYNEYNEGVDNTSKSAKYHSHVEGYYDSNGNFVATGGQINGLYGKPLLSLQQPKEIDLGIGLFVKEPDRQPIALNISKPAMPSVTPVTPESPQVDTIIPVIPPIKSFTVPSISAPTPPASVTITPPSPTTVVVGSFDPINPVITPPATFDPPTLNFVATGFGQGRAPSLTLTSATMINNYNDVTATTPVTITTGTSSNISGDFSYTTSGTTSYYSGTTASTSSPAAIINSAADIDVIIDGDWIVNNNSPTGQVRFISLNPYDVGKSPVSRVFDFRGNLTLNNQGTQPLTGIEHQLLTYQPGSNTHATSILKNTGTITLASGSYIVGINIDSEGAQFVTPAETINEGKIIINSDNSIGVDFGQYYNGLNALLKSGYIEVNNHDNYALRVKNIFNDDYYDKTYIDGSKSANGGIEINGTKNVGISLEKRIGTAADVIANITNLNIKVNGTQNVGFLRSSNYNNTHTGTMSLTNAKIESLEFGDTASNSTLIRTDKFGIALDRDITVNNSNAVNTAVNNVVLLANDKTSLGSQRTFVSNNAVLTIGNNLKNTTGILAINGGYGTNTGTININGQESQGMAVFGTSGGTAASGNNVGTINITGQKSVGVYNAGTFTMGSGSIVSSAENAIGIYSDNTAGTTVSGGTITAKDGGIALFSGDNSTINLSGSNILKAEAGGLLFYNFLNSSNTITGKYNITAPATAQVDAGGMVLYTKVDSVADISTVAGSLKAAFTGASNLTVNMAAGSSILYVDTAGSSASITAFTGLPDLTTGFFNFVGSGYKGYVMNGFNLSLDNDAESNLDTGSYGKIQFLNSDITVTNSTTVNGTAAGQVAIVQKNKSGSVNVNDRKLTNNGTIALTGNQSTGIAGDYTAIKNTSTGQIKLGTNSIGIYTANGSEAVNSGLIEFGSGSVGIYGQNYFDGTKTSSVLGYGNDKINITNEKDIKTISGGVTGDAFGIYSKNILNASDASIVLTSASNIDLKGTGTVIGVYSEKSDISNKGSIKVDSSTSGVGIYASAGSTGTGANNTGSIEITDGNSVGIFAENSNISYNGNVTIDNVTSGIGMYSKATAGNTSSITNNGLLSLGASVTGMYSEGASSANFGNITNAGTITSLASSDKAIGMYIGSNGKGTNTGTIALTALGTDKSQVGVYNSGEFSMSAGNISVSSQDGAGLYTTGSTTVTNLSGGTITAENGAVGIYMDNSAVNLSGSFKSVINNGGIFALGSGSGKLNVSGNTVVDINAGGIAFSSVGDLATYLGSFVAGSGVLELNLTSDTSKLAILDSPSSPITLSSVTTSFAPGANITANVKISSSSNPNYIPFSLLKGKLIIDENISLDNNSLFYNRSDFINSSIDVNSGNVISGSGVNQLAVGQVNYGTGSAAADRDKITINNSGTIDLAGNSSTGILTDFGKINNTGTVKVSGTESVALYGANGSLVTNNGTLNIGNKSIGIYGTNYLQGTAETYGNGQIRIDNNANIISTDTTHGGYGIYVKNTLSRPDSVINLNSGSNIDVSSGESGIGVYVTDSTLNINDGTITVGKNGIGVYASNSTGTISGGNLNLNGDNAVGYYLTNGSTFNNTGGSISVNGQNITLVVTDAGSSLATTNPFTISATPGSTYVFGNMIGGDYYNSTSAALGSNGSLVNGLNSIVLFGTGSNVTSAGNNVSGMVLSGQYASKPFYFSGEGYTAAEEGTNLGIISLADSSAGMYLTGGASGRNEGTVSVGKQSVGIYAAGAGAYVVNNNGIINVGEESTGIFLSDGIRAENLGTAEINGTGNKAVGIYSENTAAGAVQITNDNKIDLAGEQSIGIYASGNHNISNTGNILIGNSSDPDQPGVGIYQDGIAGSISNTGNINAGDNSIGIYNINGTVTNSGSVTAGNGGTGIYTNGGTLNLNSGSSIAVGGNNAIGVYALNQTGTLTNNSAVTIGDSSYGFVFSGSTAPVFINSQAAVTGNDSIFTFADSVLDVTNNAAVTMTGSNNIGYYLKNGGSVVNNANITGNTGTSNIGIYAKNSTITNNADIILGDSVLTEYTAPNGIKYKTGYSVGIYGENSNITNNAGNTIQIGSDGIGIYSKGAGVTENYGTITGTGNNAKGIFADNSTVRNYGTINLTGNNVIGIAGQNGAYIYNDSSAVINVTGNDVTGIYLAGDSTKLVNNGIINITGTGVGIAYTPTVELSNILDSTGASKGSTSKYYELPDMPSLVNSGVININVGGNFNYDGIRVIVTIDPSTNTPTTSSSSQVGFGGVIPDRIEVAPDFATGTAADRYVFENIFKGTTGKGEYISQSLTWDATASGSDLVMTRKDYNEFAEGLWYEEFAGVLNDKYSVTTGEGRKIYDKINYITDEYSFRDAMASLAGNIYANMNQREYDIARSFENSLAFMQNSENNTKENVKINIIGGKGKNKEETDGITGYDYTTAGVLALREVERTYRHTFGYSLGYLHTGFDLNDGNDSEDKADTIQLGVHNKYETNGWKLKNDLTGRVSFHNVDRNINWQNSGKSSMDASYEAYSITSDNIFGKEFDLSKNVSIMPYGAFRAMYVTRPTFSENGLERLEVEGNDAWSAKPRVGMELQGSLPLGNKSVWNLKGNLDFAYEYELADLNEREKARLITIEDGYHKLSKPEEEKGTFRTRAEIGVEIKDRYGIFLTGEYSMGNDDREDYKAGVTFKAVF
- a CDS encoding DUF4431 domain-containing protein, which produces MKKVILSLLVLLSVISVSERAVYYYGVNDTVILGKLVREKIKNPAGYNRNAVIYPYFIVFENPVDVKKTSDTEIRNRYEIFDPVYNVSRIQLNFDSAKIEPDQLTGKTVRVTGFLLHSNSRYHYTEIILDVDKIEAVAE
- a CDS encoding RNA-splicing ligase RtcB, producing the protein MSLKIFADLIDEQTKNQIISIHEQEHYKDQKIRIMPDCHLGKGSCIGFTQEMTSSLVNPAFVGVDIGCGVTMMIFKSDKNIDLNYLDKTIKNNIPSGINRNKNSLRYEKYVSQDFDKKLKKLCDTITVINYEDVKNSLCSLGGGNHFIEMGYKPKNGEHYYYLTVHSGSRNFGLKVAEHYIKESREKNKELEEFNLELREKVEKLKAENRHAEIEDFIKNERKSYFPQNIELIDGNDGYFRDLDIAQNFAYYNRIAMLGEIYELLERDYILEKQDIINSTHNYIDFSGKNPVLRKGAISAKKDELIIIPFNMRDGIILGKGKGNEDWNCSAPHGAGRVLSRTKANEQLKDSNVNEIMSGVYTTTAQYCIDELPAAYKPVNAILPVIAPSLEVLDTIKPIYNFKAK